In Hyphomicrobiales bacterium, a single window of DNA contains:
- the sufC gene encoding Fe-S cluster assembly ATPase SufC gives MLEINNLHVKLEDEPREILKGLTLSVKPGEVHAIMGPNGSGKSTLSYVLSGREGYEVTEGSVTFKGEDLLAMEPNDRAAKGVFLAFQYPIEIPGVATMQFLKVALNAQRKARGQKEMSAPDFMRMVKDRAAKLNVSQEMLRRPVNVGFSGGEKKRAEILQMAVLEPSLCVLDETDSGLDIDALRVVAEGVNALRSPDRAMIVITHYQRLLDYIVPDKVHVLSDGRIVKTGGKELALELEEKGYAGFTGKAA, from the coding sequence ATGCTCGAAATCAACAATCTCCACGTCAAGCTCGAAGACGAGCCGCGCGAAATCCTCAAGGGCCTGACGCTGTCGGTGAAGCCAGGCGAAGTGCATGCCATCATGGGTCCGAACGGCTCCGGCAAGTCCACCCTGTCCTACGTTCTTTCGGGTCGCGAAGGCTACGAGGTGACGGAAGGGTCCGTGACCTTCAAGGGTGAGGACCTGCTGGCCATGGAGCCGAATGACCGCGCCGCCAAGGGCGTGTTCCTCGCCTTCCAGTACCCCATCGAAATTCCCGGCGTCGCCACCATGCAGTTCCTGAAGGTGGCGCTCAACGCGCAGCGCAAGGCACGCGGCCAGAAGGAAATGTCCGCGCCTGATTTCATGCGCATGGTCAAGGACCGCGCCGCCAAGCTCAACGTCTCGCAGGAGATGCTCAGGCGGCCCGTCAACGTCGGTTTCTCCGGCGGCGAAAAGAAGCGCGCTGAAATCCTCCAGATGGCCGTGCTGGAACCGTCTCTGTGCGTGCTGGACGAAACAGACTCCGGCCTCGACATCGATGCGCTTCGCGTGGTGGCAGAAGGCGTGAATGCCTTGCGTTCGCCGGACCGCGCCATGATCGTCATCACCCACTACCAACGCCTGCTGGACTATATCGTGCCCGACAAGGTGCACGTGCTTTCGGATGGCCGCATCGTGAAGACGGGCGGCAAGGAGCTGGCGCTGGAACTGGAAGAGAAGGGCTATGCCGGCTTCACGGGGAAGGCGGCATGA
- a CDS encoding PilZ domain-containing protein, with product MTEAHTSIPAVPPPASSHDEQRVARRMRVLKSAKIVFDDWRAIDCTIRDLSETGAKIQVGGVHTLPHKFRLLMISDNTIRPVQIAWKLNDVVGVAFRGPPEKAPVRKFSTGMS from the coding sequence ATGACTGAGGCGCACACCAGCATTCCGGCTGTCCCTCCACCCGCATCAAGCCATGATGAGCAGCGGGTGGCACGGCGGATGCGTGTGCTCAAGTCGGCGAAAATCGTATTCGACGACTGGCGTGCCATCGACTGCACCATCCGGGACCTTTCGGAAACGGGTGCCAAGATCCAGGTGGGCGGGGTCCACACCCTGCCACACAAATTCCGCCTGCTGATGATTTCGGACAATACAATCCGCCCGGTGCAGATCGCCTGGAAGCTCAACGACGTGGTTGGCGTGGCTTTCCGCGGGCCACCCGAAAAAGCGCCCGTCCGCAAGTTCTCGACGGGAATGAGCTGA
- the sufD gene encoding Fe-S cluster assembly protein SufD, giving the protein MNAIVPSTPAETALGMSLPNRRSEEWKWTDLRRLISAPYRRQAVAARDAEIDRLVAAAPLAAVKAKRIVFVNGTFDATRSQLPQGSVSAPVPFPDDVIVAMGSRLQAQGAALTLNGNADLPIEILHVATDGPQRAIGLRHSITVADGATATLIETYLGEGDYLSNAVIEIAVGKGARLDHIKIERESGKSTHLSHAIVTLAADAVLRGFTLTSGAALNRQNGTYTFLGENADARIAGAYLLNGSQHADSRLVVDHAVPHCTSRELFQCVMDDTARGIFQGKVIVRPDAQKTDGKQSSHALLLSETAEFDAKPELEIYADDVVCGHGATAGDINHDHLFYLKSRGIPEAEAKSLLIAAFVGEAFETVEHEGVREALTHYAEGWLARR; this is encoded by the coding sequence ATGAACGCCATCGTCCCCAGCACACCGGCGGAAACCGCATTGGGCATGAGCCTGCCCAACCGCCGCAGCGAAGAGTGGAAGTGGACGGATTTGCGCCGCCTCATCTCCGCGCCCTATCGCAGGCAGGCCGTCGCCGCCCGCGATGCTGAGATCGACCGTCTCGTCGCCGCCGCGCCCCTGGCCGCCGTGAAGGCGAAGCGCATCGTGTTCGTCAACGGCACCTTTGACGCCACCCGCTCGCAACTGCCGCAGGGCAGCGTCAGCGCGCCTGTTCCGTTCCCCGACGACGTGATCGTCGCCATGGGATCTCGGTTGCAGGCGCAGGGCGCTGCTCTCACGCTGAACGGCAATGCCGATCTGCCCATCGAGATCCTGCATGTGGCAACCGATGGCCCGCAGCGCGCCATCGGCCTCCGCCACAGCATCACCGTGGCCGACGGTGCCACCGCCACGCTGATCGAGACCTATCTGGGCGAGGGCGACTATCTCTCCAACGCCGTCATCGAAATCGCGGTTGGCAAGGGCGCACGGCTGGACCACATCAAGATCGAACGAGAGTCAGGCAAGTCCACGCATCTCTCCCACGCCATCGTGACACTGGCGGCCGATGCCGTGTTGCGCGGTTTCACCCTCACCTCCGGCGCCGCCTTGAACCGGCAGAACGGCACCTACACCTTCCTCGGCGAGAATGCCGACGCGCGCATCGCAGGGGCCTATCTGCTCAACGGCAGCCAGCATGCGGACTCGCGTCTCGTCGTCGACCATGCCGTTCCGCACTGTACCTCGCGTGAATTGTTCCAGTGCGTGATGGACGACACGGCCCGCGGCATCTTCCAGGGCAAGGTCATCGTGCGCCCGGACGCACAGAAGACCGACGGCAAGCAGTCCTCTCATGCGCTGCTCCTCTCGGAGACGGCGGAATTCGATGCCAAGCCGGAACTGGAAATCTATGCGGATGACGTTGTCTGCGGCCATGGCGCCACCGCCGGAGACATCAACCACGATCATCTCTTTTACCTCAAGTCGCGCGGCATTCCCGAGGCGGAAGCGAAGTCGCTGCTCATCGCCGCATTTGTGGGCGAAGCCTTCGAGACCGTGGAACATGAAGGCGTGCGCGAGGCACTCACCCACTATGCGGAGGGCTGGCTCGCACGCCGCTGA
- the sufB gene encoding Fe-S cluster assembly protein SufB, whose translation MADLETIELVKDIGVEKYKYGFETDIESELAPKGLSEDTVRFISNKKNEPAWMLEWRLDAYRRWLQMEEPTWAKVSYPKIDFQDIYYYAAPKTSPVPKSLDEVDPKLLETYAKLGIPLKEQEILAGVRKQGEKSELDGESGGEYASGKVAVDAVFDSVSVVTTFKDELAKHGVIFCSMSEALREHGDLVKQYLGSVVPQGDNYYAALNAAVFSDGSFVYVPPGVRCPMELSTYFRMNAKNTGQFERTLIIADKGSYVSYLEGCTAPTRDESQLHAAVVELVALDDAEIKYSTVQNWYPGDAEGKGGVYNFVTKRGDCRGTHAKISWTQVETGSAITWKYPSCILRGDHSRGEFYSIAISNGRQQVDSGTKMIHLGKNTSSRIISKGIAAGRSDNTYRGLVSAHRKALNARNFTQCDSLLIGDKCGAHTVPYIESKTSTAQFEHEATTSKISDDQMFYCMSRGLSQEEAVALIVNGFVRDVLQQLPMEFMAETQKLIGISLEGSVG comes from the coding sequence ATGGCAGATCTTGAAACAATCGAACTCGTCAAGGACATCGGCGTCGAGAAGTACAAATACGGCTTCGAGACCGACATCGAATCCGAACTCGCGCCCAAGGGCCTGAGCGAAGATACCGTCCGTTTCATTTCGAACAAGAAGAACGAGCCGGCCTGGATGCTGGAATGGCGCCTCGATGCCTACCGTCGCTGGCTGCAGATGGAAGAACCCACCTGGGCCAAGGTGTCCTATCCCAAGATCGACTTCCAGGACATCTACTACTACGCCGCGCCGAAAACCTCGCCCGTGCCCAAGTCGCTGGATGAGGTCGATCCCAAACTTCTTGAAACCTATGCCAAGCTCGGCATTCCGCTGAAGGAGCAGGAAATCCTCGCGGGCGTGCGCAAGCAGGGCGAGAAGAGCGAACTCGATGGTGAGTCCGGCGGTGAATACGCCAGCGGCAAGGTGGCCGTGGACGCGGTATTCGACTCCGTTTCCGTCGTCACCACCTTCAAGGATGAACTCGCCAAGCACGGCGTCATCTTCTGTTCCATGTCGGAAGCGCTGCGCGAGCACGGCGATCTGGTGAAACAGTATCTCGGCTCCGTCGTGCCGCAGGGCGACAACTATTATGCCGCGCTCAATGCGGCGGTGTTCTCGGACGGCTCGTTTGTCTATGTGCCGCCCGGCGTGCGCTGCCCCATGGAGCTTTCCACCTATTTCCGCATGAACGCCAAGAACACCGGCCAGTTCGAGCGCACGCTCATCATCGCGGACAAGGGCTCCTACGTGTCCTACCTCGAAGGCTGCACCGCGCCCACGCGCGATGAAAGCCAGCTTCACGCCGCGGTCGTTGAACTTGTGGCGCTGGATGATGCCGAGATCAAATATTCGACGGTGCAGAACTGGTATCCGGGCGACGCCGAGGGCAAGGGCGGCGTCTACAACTTCGTCACCAAGCGCGGCGATTGCCGTGGAACCCATGCCAAGATTTCGTGGACGCAGGTGGAAACGGGCTCCGCCATCACCTGGAAATATCCGAGCTGCATCCTGCGCGGCGATCATTCCCGCGGCGAGTTCTACTCGATTGCAATTTCGAACGGCCGCCAGCAGGTCGACTCCGGCACCAAGATGATCCACCTCGGCAAGAACACATCGAGCCGCATCATCTCCAAGGGCATTGCCGCAGGCCGCAGCGACAACACCTATCGCGGACTCGTTTCGGCCCATCGCAAGGCTCTCAACGCTCGCAACTTCACCCAGTGTGACTCGCTGCTGATCGGTGACAAATGCGGCGCCCATACCGTGCCCTACATCGAGAGCAAGACCTCCACCGCGCAGTTCGAGCACGAGGCCACGACGTCGAAGATCAGTGACGACCAGATGTTCTATTGCATGTCGCGGGGCCTCTCGCAGGAGGAAGCCGTGGCCCTCATCGTCAACGGCTTCGTGCGCGACGTGTTGCAGCAATTGCCCATGGAATTCATGGCGGAAACCCAGAAGCTCATCGGCATCTCGCTGGAAGGGAGCGTGGGATGA
- a CDS encoding SUF system Fe-S cluster assembly protein, with the protein MMDSASTSTDVSAPAPANAPNPSAIPPDELARLTDDIVTALKTVYDPEIPVDIYELGLIYKVDIDDDRNVAIDMTLTAPGCPVAGDMPGWVENAVGSVAGVQAVKAKIVFDPPWDHSRMSEEARMALNMW; encoded by the coding sequence ATGATGGACTCTGCATCGACATCAACGGATGTTTCCGCTCCGGCACCTGCGAATGCGCCAAACCCATCGGCCATTCCGCCGGATGAATTGGCGCGCCTGACCGACGACATCGTCACGGCCCTGAAGACCGTCTACGATCCGGAGATCCCGGTTGATATTTATGAACTGGGATTGATCTACAAGGTCGACATCGATGATGACCGTAACGTCGCCATCGACATGACGCTGACAGCGCCAGGTTGCCCGGTCGCGGGTGACATGCCGGGGTGGGTCGAGAATGCGGTTGGCTCCGTCGCCGGCGTGCAGGCCGTCAAGGCGAAGATTGTCTTTGATCCGCCGTGGGATCATTCGCGCATGAGCGAAGAAGCCCGCATGGCGCTGAACATGTGGTGA
- a CDS encoding cysteine desulfurase, with the protein MFDVSKIRSDFPILAREVYGKPLVYLDNAASAQKPRAVIAAMTKSMMEEYANVHRGLHYLSNAATQAFEDARESVRRFLNAPSKDQIIFTRNATEAINLVAQSYGGLVIGEGDEIVLSILEHHSNIVPWHFHRERKGAVLKWAPVDDDGNFLLEEYARLLGPRTRMVAITMMSNALGTVTPVDEIIRLAHAKGIPVLVDASQGAVHGHVDVQALDADFLVFTGHKTYGPTGIGVLYGKADLLKRMPPYQGGGEMISEVTTDGITYNDPPHRFEAGTPAIVEAIGLGAALDYMASVGVEHIAAHEKSLHDYAMERLSAINSLRIYGRARDKGPIISFTMNGAHAHDVATVIDRQGVAVRAGTHCTQPLLQRFGVTATCRASFAMYNTRDEVDKLADALISAQRIFG; encoded by the coding sequence ATGTTTGACGTTTCGAAAATCCGCTCCGATTTCCCCATCCTCGCCCGCGAGGTCTATGGCAAGCCGCTTGTCTATCTCGACAATGCTGCCTCCGCCCAGAAGCCGCGCGCCGTTATCGCCGCCATGACGAAGAGCATGATGGAGGAGTATGCCAACGTCCACCGCGGCCTCCACTATCTCTCGAACGCAGCGACGCAAGCATTTGAAGATGCACGGGAAAGTGTCCGGCGGTTTTTGAACGCGCCATCCAAGGACCAGATCATCTTCACCCGCAACGCCACGGAGGCCATCAACCTTGTGGCACAAAGCTACGGCGGCCTGGTGATCGGGGAGGGCGATGAAATCGTGCTCTCCATCCTCGAGCATCACTCCAACATCGTTCCCTGGCATTTCCACCGCGAGCGCAAGGGAGCCGTGCTGAAGTGGGCGCCAGTCGATGATGACGGCAATTTCCTGCTGGAGGAGTATGCCAGGCTGCTCGGCCCCCGCACCCGGATGGTGGCCATCACCATGATGTCGAACGCTCTCGGCACGGTGACACCGGTTGACGAAATCATTCGCCTCGCCCACGCGAAGGGCATTCCCGTGCTGGTGGATGCGAGCCAGGGCGCCGTTCACGGGCATGTCGACGTGCAGGCCCTTGATGCCGACTTCCTTGTCTTCACCGGCCACAAGACCTACGGGCCCACCGGCATCGGCGTACTCTATGGCAAGGCCGATCTCTTGAAGAGAATGCCGCCCTATCAGGGGGGCGGCGAGATGATCTCGGAAGTGACAACCGACGGCATCACCTACAACGATCCGCCTCACCGTTTCGAAGCCGGAACGCCGGCGATCGTGGAAGCGATCGGCCTCGGCGCCGCTCTCGACTACATGGCAAGTGTGGGCGTCGAACACATCGCTGCCCACGAAAAGAGTCTGCACGACTATGCCATGGAGCGCCTCTCGGCCATCAACAGCCTGCGCATCTATGGGCGCGCCCGCGACAAAGGCCCGATCATCTCGTTCACCATGAACGGTGCCCACGCCCATGACGTTGCAACCGTGATCGACAGGCAAGGCGTCGCGGTGCGTGCAGGCACTCATTGCACGCAACCTCTGTTGCAGCGTTTTGGTGTGACGGCCACCTGCCGTGCGTCCTTTGCAATGTACAACACCCGCGACGAGGTTGATAAACTCGCCGACGCCCTTATCTCTGCCCAGAGGATATTTGGATGA
- a CDS encoding iron-sulfur cluster assembly accessory protein yields MAQAARPQVMKLTDAAAMRIRDLMAKGEGVGLRIGVKNGGCAGMEYTMEWARDAKPFDEVVEDRGARVLIDSKALMFLLGTEMDYQTGVLKSGFVFNNPNQTSACGCGESVQLQPAKAAE; encoded by the coding sequence ATGGCACAGGCTGCAAGACCGCAGGTGATGAAACTGACCGATGCCGCTGCAATGCGCATCCGCGATCTCATGGCGAAGGGCGAGGGCGTGGGGCTGCGCATCGGCGTGAAGAACGGCGGCTGCGCCGGCATGGAATACACCATGGAATGGGCCCGCGATGCGAAGCCCTTCGATGAAGTGGTGGAAGACCGCGGTGCCCGCGTGCTGATCGACAGCAAGGCACTCATGTTCCTGCTCGGCACCGAAATGGACTACCAGACGGGCGTGCTGAAGTCGGGCTTTGTGTTCAACAATCCCAACCAGACATCAGCTTGTGGCTGCGGAGAGAGCGTACAGCTTCAGCCGGCCAAGGCCGCCGAGTGA
- a CDS encoding DEAD/DEAH box helicase — protein sequence MSFSTLGLSPKVIEAVAAAGYTTPTAIQAEAIPHALARRDVLGLAQTGSGKTAAFVLPMLTLLEKGRARARMPRTLILEPTRELAMQVQEAFESLGRMHSLSVATLIGGVAFEPQAAKIDRGADVVIATPGRLLDHFERGKLLLTGVELLVIDEADRMLDMGFIPDIERICKLLPFTRQTLFFSATMPPEIQRLTAQFLHNPVQVETAAVSSTASTISQFAVKCPSDPKDKRDALRTLIRSQGDIKNAIVFANRKTTVALLEKSLRRHGFNASALHGDMDQTSRLRTLAAFRAQEVTFLIASDVAARGLDIPEVSHVFNFDVPIHSEDYVHRIGRTGRAGREGHAYMLVTSHDTKHFKAIEDLIKKTIEWFDIGVSAGSSDSDAAPEENRSRGRGSRGRRGEGHDRSERRPRRSEAPAEVAAESTNAKQDEQPVKAERPARARQEPRSTQHPRPQQAEQPQQRRENRREKGDDGPDFRGFDQGNMPAFLTRTTRA from the coding sequence ATGAGTTTTTCCACGCTCGGACTGAGCCCTAAAGTGATCGAAGCCGTTGCGGCGGCCGGTTATACGACGCCGACCGCCATTCAGGCGGAAGCCATTCCCCACGCCCTTGCCCGCCGCGACGTGTTGGGCCTCGCCCAGACGGGCTCCGGCAAGACGGCGGCCTTCGTGCTGCCCATGCTGACACTCCTCGAAAAGGGCCGCGCCCGCGCCCGCATGCCACGCACGCTCATCCTTGAGCCCACGCGCGAATTGGCGATGCAGGTTCAGGAAGCCTTCGAGTCGCTGGGACGGATGCACAGCCTTTCGGTCGCCACCTTGATTGGCGGCGTGGCCTTCGAACCGCAGGCTGCCAAGATCGACCGCGGTGCCGACGTGGTGATTGCCACCCCTGGCCGTTTGCTCGACCATTTCGAGCGCGGCAAGCTGCTGCTCACGGGCGTCGAACTGCTGGTGATCGACGAAGCTGACCGCATGCTCGACATGGGCTTCATTCCGGACATCGAGCGCATCTGCAAGCTCCTGCCCTTCACCCGCCAGACGCTGTTCTTCTCGGCCACCATGCCGCCGGAAATCCAACGTTTGACCGCGCAGTTCCTGCACAACCCGGTGCAAGTGGAAACGGCCGCCGTGTCGTCCACCGCCTCCACCATTTCGCAGTTTGCGGTGAAGTGCCCGTCCGATCCGAAGGACAAGCGCGATGCACTGCGCACGCTCATCCGCTCGCAGGGCGACATCAAGAACGCCATCGTCTTCGCCAACCGCAAGACCACCGTGGCGTTGCTGGAGAAGTCGCTGCGGCGGCATGGCTTCAACGCGTCGGCGCTTCATGGCGACATGGACCAGACGTCGCGCCTGCGCACGCTTGCCGCTTTCCGCGCCCAGGAAGTCACATTCCTCATTGCCTCCGACGTGGCGGCGCGCGGCCTCGACATTCCCGAAGTGAGCCACGTGTTCAACTTCGATGTGCCCATCCACTCGGAAGACTACGTGCACCGCATCGGCCGTACCGGCCGGGCTGGCCGCGAAGGCCACGCCTACATGCTGGTCACCAGCCATGACACCAAGCACTTCAAGGCCATCGAAGACCTGATCAAGAAGACCATCGAGTGGTTCGATATCGGCGTGTCCGCCGGAAGCAGCGACAGCGATGCAGCGCCCGAGGAAAACCGCTCGCGCGGGCGCGGTTCGCGTGGCCGGCGTGGCGAAGGCCATGACCGTAGCGAGCGCCGTCCGCGCCGCAGCGAAGCACCGGCGGAAGTCGCTGCCGAGAGCACAAATGCAAAACAGGATGAACAGCCCGTAAAGGCGGAACGTCCTGCGCGCGCACGCCAAGAGCCCCGTTCAACCCAGCATCCCCGTCCGCAGCAGGCTGAGCAGCCGCAGCAGCGCCGCGAAAATCGCCGTGAAAAGGGCGATGATGGCCCGGATTTCCGGGGTTTTGATCAAGGCAACATGCCGGCATTCCTGACCCGGACGACACGCGCCTGA
- a CDS encoding porin family protein, producing MTRFALLATAATSALLVFAPISQAQDAMWDQFYAGVYADYSAVDSKWTPGNSYVFNVDGFSGGVMLGADRQFNTLVVGLELDAGFGSLNDTAQPDNWKVDMGGVNLAARARAGLALDNVLLYGTAGIAMVPMHVKYDSSPNVVDDNDVGFQGGIGIEYAVSDEWHVRGEYLHTELGKSEPFSVAPAISMDTRFDTFRVAVSHTF from the coding sequence ATGACTCGCTTCGCTTTGCTGGCGACGGCTGCCACGTCAGCCCTGCTCGTCTTTGCCCCAATCTCGCAGGCGCAGGACGCCATGTGGGACCAATTCTACGCTGGTGTCTATGCTGACTACTCGGCTGTGGACTCCAAATGGACCCCAGGCAACAGCTATGTGTTCAATGTCGACGGTTTCTCCGGCGGCGTCATGCTGGGAGCGGACCGCCAGTTCAACACGCTCGTCGTTGGTCTTGAGCTGGACGCCGGTTTTGGCAGCCTCAATGACACGGCACAGCCCGACAACTGGAAAGTGGACATGGGTGGGGTCAATCTCGCTGCCCGGGCACGGGCAGGCCTCGCGCTCGACAATGTGCTGCTCTACGGCACGGCGGGTATCGCCATGGTGCCGATGCACGTGAAGTATGACTCGTCACCCAATGTGGTTGATGACAATGACGTCGGCTTCCAGGGCGGCATCGGCATCGAATATGCCGTGAGCGACGAGTGGCATGTGCGGGGCGAGTATCTGCACACAGAGTTGGGCAAGTCGGAGCCCTTCTCGGTTGCGCCGGCCATCAGTATGGACACCCGCTTCGATACGTTCAGGGTCGCCGTCAGCCACACGTTCTGA